TGCGACCAGATTACCTCCCTTTTCTTTGACAAGAAACCATATGCCTACGACGCTCTGCTCTGGCGAGTGATGTGTTGAGAGCACATCTACAATATCACCGACTTCTACATCCAGGCCAGTCTCTTCCTTAATCTCTCGGCTCACAGCTACTCGGACGTCTTCACCAACTCCAATGTTTCCGCAAGGGATACACCACTTTCCTTTGTGTGCCCCGTATTTGCGGCGAACCATTACAATTTGGTTGCCTCTGAGAATCACTCCGGCAACACCTGCTTTTACGTAATATGATGACATCTTTGAACGGTC
This is a stretch of genomic DNA from Gemmatimonadota bacterium. It encodes these proteins:
- a CDS encoding NUDIX domain-containing protein, with amino-acid sequence MSSYYVKAGVAGVILRGNQIVMVRRKYGAHKGKWCIPCGNIGVGEDVRVAVSREIKEETGLDVEVGDIVDVLSTHHSPEQSVVGIWFLVKEKGGNLVAGDDASEVQLFPLDEPPADMAFEADRKIIERLKATNL